A region from the Triticum urartu cultivar G1812 chromosome 1, Tu2.1, whole genome shotgun sequence genome encodes:
- the LOC125506055 gene encoding pentatricopeptide repeat-containing protein At5g08305-like gives MRPPLPLLPPHLLRRLDGRTLSTPLLDPLIRTTSSSPSTPHHSFSLYLLLLRSALRPSHLTFPFLGRAAARLASPRLALSLHAHPLRLGLLPWDIYVANSLVHMYAACALPDLARRLFDEIPRPNLVSWNALLDGYAKCHDLLSARCVFDRMPQRDVVSWSAMIDGCVKCGEHREALALFEMMETTGAGNGVRANDVTMVSVIGACAHLGDLGRGRQMHRYLQERGFLLNLRLATSLVDMYAKCGAISEALEVFRVVPVTSTDVLIWNAVIGGLAVHGLSMESVEIFQEMQHSGVVPDEITYLGLLSACVHGGLVGEAWRLFHSLEAQGLRPHVEHYACLVDVLGRAGRLEEAYGVVKSMPMEPNVSVLGALLNACHLHGWVELGEVVGRQLVQLQPDHDGRYIGLSNIYAIARRWQEAKKARKVMEERGVKKIPGFSEIDVGGRLHRFIAHDKAHSGSREIYALLNLITVEMKMKDDVAIPEYFLHTDRTMGA, from the coding sequence ATGCGGCCTCCGCTTCCCCTCCTCCCGCCGCACCTCCTCCGCCGCCTCGACGGCCGCACCCTCTCCACGCCGCTGCTCGACCCCCTCATCCGCACCACCTCTTCCTCGCCCTCCACCCCGCACCACTCCTTCTCCCtctacctcctcctcctccgctccGCGCTGCGGCCCTCCCACCTCACCTTCCCCTTCCTTGgccgcgccgccgctcgcctcgcctCCCCGCGCCTCGCCCTCTCGCTCCACGCGCACCCGCTCCGGCTCGGGCTCCTCCCCTGGGACATCTATGTCGCGAATTCACTCGTCCACATGTACGCGGCCTGCGCGCTCCCCGACCTCGCCCGCCGCCTATTCGACGAAATACCGCGGCCGAACCTTGTTTCCTGGAATGCCCTTCTCGATGGCTACGCCAAGTGCCACGACCTCCTCTCCGCCCGCTGCGTGTTCGACCGGATGCCCCAGCGGGACGTGGTCTCCTGGAGCGCCATGATCGACGGGTGCGTCAAGTGCGGGGAGCATCGTGAGGCGCTGGCGTTGTTTGAGATGATGGAGACCACGGGGGCTGGCAATGGTGTTAGAGCGAATGATGTCACAATGGTCAGTGTGATAGGCGCGTGTGCTCATCTGGGGGACCTTGGGCGGGGAAGGCAGATGCATCGGTACCTTCAGGAGCGTGGCTTCCTGCTGAACCTCAGGCTCGCCACCTCTCTTGTGGACATGTATGCCAAGTGCGGGGCAATCAGCGAGGCGCTTGAGGTGTTTCGGGTCGTGCCAGTGACCAGCACCGATGTTCTGATATGGAACGCTGTGATTGGTGGACTTGCAGTGCATGGGTTGAGCATGGAGTCGGTGGAGATTTTCCAGGAGATGCAACATTCTGGTGttgtcccagatgagatcacatACCTTGGTTTGTTAAGTGCTTGCGTACATGGTGGTCTAGTGGGTGAGGCCTGGAGATTATTTCACTCACTTGAAGCTCAAGGGCTCAGACCACATGTTGAGCACTATGCTTGTCTTGTAGATGTGCTTGGTCGAGCGGGCCGCTTGGAGGAAGCATACGGTGTTGTTAAGAGTATGCCAATGGAACCCAATGTGTCTGTACTTGGTGCTCTCTTGAATGCATGCCATCTGCATGGATGGGTAGAGTTGGGGGAGGTAGTCGGCAGGCAGCTTGTTCAATTGCAGCCAGATCATGATGGCAGGTACATTGGGTTGTCCAATATCTATGCTATTGCTAGGCGGTGGCAAGAGGCAAAGAAAGCAAGAAAGGTGATGGAGGAGAGAGGAGTGAAAAAGATCCCTGGGTTTAGCGAGATTGATGTCGGTGGAAGGCTCCACAGGTTTATTGCCCATGACAAGGCTCATTCTGGCTCAAGAGAGATATATGCGTTGCTTAATCTTATAACGGTGGAGATGAAAATGAAGGATGATGTTGCCATTCCAGAGTACTTCTTACATACAGATAGGACAATGGGTGCCTAA
- the LOC125506065 gene encoding serine/threonine-protein kinase PCRK1-like, whose product MQCFRFASWDKEQDKEELQVPARSQSARSNSSISTDHDARRSGSECCSLTVSSEISVESFGRYRQLSLPQRPNNDLRIFTFQELKSATRSFSRALMIGEGGFGCVYRGTIRSTLEPRRSLDVAIKQLGRKGLQGHKEWVTEVNFLGVVDHPNLVKLIGYCAEDDERGIQLLLVYEFMPHGSLADHLSTRSPKPASWAMRLRVALDTARGLKYLHEDSEFKIIFRDLKPSNILLDENWNAKLSDFGLARLGPQEGSHVSTAVVGTIGYAAPEYIHTGRLSSKNDIWSYGVVLYELLTGRRPLDRNRPRGEQNLVEWVKPYSSDTKKFETIMDPRLEGNYNMKSAVRIASLANKCLVRHARYRPKMSEVLEMVQKIVDSSDLGTPEHPLISHSKELASDEKKRKGLDLKRRIAGIKAGDGRWLTWHKWTPKLVRTQ is encoded by the exons ATGCAGTGCTTCCGGTTCGCGAGCTGGGACAAGGAGCAGGACAAGGAGGAGCTGCAGGTGCCTGCACGGTCTCAGTCGGCGCGTTCCAACAGCAGCATCTCCACGGACCATGACGCACGGCGGTCGGGCTCAGAGTGCTGCTCGCTCACCGTCTCGTCGGAGATCAGCGTCGAGTCCTTTGGCCGGTACCGGCAGCTGTCGCTGCCGCAGCGGCCCAACAATGACCTCCGCATCTTCACCTTCCAGGAGCTCAAGAGCGCCACCCGGAGCTTCAGCCGTGCACTCATGATCGGCGAGGGCGGTTTTGGCTGCGTCTACCGCGGCACCATCCGGAGCACCCTCGAGCCGCGCCGAAGCCTCGATGTCGCCATCAAGCAGCTCGGACGCAAAGGCCTCCAG GGACATAAGGAATGGGTGACCGAGGTGAACTTTCTTGGGGTGGTGGATCATCCCAACCTGGTGAAGCTCATCGGCTACTGCGCAGAGGACGACGAGAGGGGGATTCAGTTGCTGCTCGTCTACGAATTCATGCCTCACGGAAGCCTAGCTGATCACCTGTCAACAAGATCACCAAAGCCCGCTTCATGGGCAATGAGGCTGAGAGTAGCACTCGACACTGCTCGTGGTCTCAAGTACCTGCACGAAGATTCCGAATTCAAG ATAATATTCCGTGATCTGAAGCCTTCAAACATCCTGCTCGACGAGAACTGGAACGCAAAACTGTCGGACTTCGGCTTGGCTAGACTGGGGCCGCAAGAGGGAAGCCATGTTTCAACAGCG GTGGTGGGTACTATAGGGTATGCAGCTCCTGAGTATATCCATACAGGACGCCTCAGCAGTAAGAATGACATATGGAGCTATGGAGTGGTTCTCTACGAGCTCCTCACAGGCCGGAGGCCTCTGGACCGGAACAGACCGAGGGGTGAACAGAACCTTGTGGAATGGGTGAAGCCCTACTCCTCCGACACCAAGAAGTTTGAAACCATAATGGATCCAAGGCTCGAAGGGAACTACAACATGAAGTCGGCAGTCAGGATTGCCTCGCTGGCAAACAAGTGCCTGGTGCGCCATGCAAGGTATAGACCTAAGATGAGCGAGGTGCTGGAGATGGTGCAGAAGATTGTCGATAGCAGTGACCTTGGAACACCAGAGCATCCCCTGATAAGCCATTCAAAAGAATTGGCTAGTGAtgagaaaaaaaggaaaggccttGATCTGAAGAGGAGGATCGCTGGTATTAAAGCTGGAGATGGTAGATGGCTTACATGGCACAAGTGGACACCCAAGCTTGTGAGAACACAATGA